The Paenibacillus sp. RUD330 genome has a segment encoding these proteins:
- a CDS encoding DUF1292 domain-containing protein gives MTEHQHDDNCGCGQDHDHEEHVFLVTDEEGNDREMVMVYTFESENQAYAVLLDRNDPEEDGVIFRIEEEDEEAFLVGIEDDAEWERVTAIYEQIAKEQNEGK, from the coding sequence ATGACTGAGCATCAGCATGACGACAACTGCGGCTGCGGCCAAGACCATGACCATGAAGAACATGTCTTTCTCGTGACGGATGAAGAGGGCAACGACCGCGAGATGGTGATGGTATATACGTTCGAATCCGAGAATCAGGCGTATGCCGTGCTTCTCGACCGCAACGATCCGGAGGAGGACGGCGTCATCTTCCGCATCGAGGAAGAGGACGAGGAAGCCTTCCTCGTCGGCATCGAGGACGATGCGGAGTGGGAGCGCGTGACGGCTATCTACGAGCAGATCGCCAAGGAACAGAACGAAGGCAAATAA
- a CDS encoding stalk domain-containing protein, producing MKGKKVLVLTLAMALWGGTMIFADSATQAVKVMFNGSELQETGIMSDGKTYLPLRQVAQKMQALVVWDDSSKKASIVKPNVHMVLFDKDNSPFGYVKNKGTTSFSLLAQVDSLTAEVDSFRITITDPAGKETVLATSATKKDNFFYLSKEIKYGFDSSGTYAIRFSLRLSPNDDWSVVSEKNITVG from the coding sequence ATGAAAGGAAAAAAAGTCCTTGTGCTTACGCTTGCCATGGCTCTCTGGGGAGGCACGATGATTTTTGCGGATTCGGCCACCCAGGCCGTGAAGGTCATGTTCAACGGCAGCGAGCTCCAAGAGACGGGAATCATGTCGGACGGCAAGACTTACTTGCCGCTTCGTCAGGTCGCGCAGAAGATGCAGGCTCTCGTTGTATGGGATGACAGCAGCAAGAAGGCCAGCATCGTCAAGCCCAACGTACATATGGTGCTGTTCGACAAAGACAACAGTCCGTTCGGTTATGTCAAAAACAAGGGCACCACCTCGTTCAGCCTGCTTGCCCAGGTGGACAGCCTAACGGCGGAGGTCGATTCGTTCCGGATCACGATCACGGATCCCGCCGGCAAGGAGACGGTCCTCGCGACAAGCGCGACGAAGAAAGACAATTTCTTCTACCTCTCCAAGGAGATCAAATACGGCTTCGACAGCTCCGGAACCTATGCGATTCGCTTCTCGCTGCGCTTGAGTCCGAACGACGACTGGAGCGTCGTGTCGGAGAAGAACATAACCGTCGGATAG
- a CDS encoding DUF3892 domain-containing protein yields MEINSSGQQARERIVAVQKNGDGDLTSFKTENGRILAYDEAIAEAGQGKLAGVNVFKGRDGGHYLRGDADGDPTNNLDNLPLF; encoded by the coding sequence ATGGAAATCAACAGCAGCGGACAGCAGGCAAGGGAACGGATCGTGGCCGTCCAGAAGAACGGGGATGGCGATCTGACGTCGTTCAAAACCGAGAACGGGCGCATCCTCGCTTATGACGAGGCGATTGCGGAAGCGGGGCAGGGCAAGCTTGCCGGAGTGAATGTGTTCAAAGGACGGGACGGAGGCCATTACCTGCGCGGCGATGCCGATGGGGATCCGACCAACAACCTGGACAATTTGCCCCTTTTCTGA
- a CDS encoding phage holin family protein has translation MSLESLSEVLDPGLAIVVAACWVIGMILKGTPQIPDWTIVYVVTALAVVLAMALQGWTLHNALEGLVAGAMAIYGHQLFKQTREAVQSVSGKE, from the coding sequence ATGTCGTTGGAATCGCTGTCGGAGGTCCTGGACCCGGGCTTGGCCATCGTCGTTGCCGCATGCTGGGTCATCGGCATGATTCTCAAGGGGACGCCGCAAATCCCCGACTGGACGATCGTTTACGTCGTGACGGCGCTTGCCGTCGTTCTGGCGATGGCTTTGCAGGGCTGGACGCTGCATAACGCGCTGGAAGGGCTTGTCGCCGGCGCTATGGCGATATACGGCCATCAGCTGTTCAAGCAGACGCGGGAAGCGGTTCAATCCGTTTCGGGAAAGGAGTGA
- a CDS encoding TetR family transcriptional regulator produces the protein MSEETSIRERLLASARRLFARQGYEGTSVRQICEGAGANPALVSYYFGGKEAMFEEVFRSLKMSPALASLLSQPDQAPDEGLRTFIREMIAHRLDNPDISRIIQIEKWTESERSHLIKEWSMPIWRNLRSLIEEGGRQGMFRYRSLDTALICVQALLLNNSSSPYWKDLFSYETEEREALVEDMTRFIFRGLDYDPNRPSP, from the coding sequence GTGAGCGAGGAAACGTCCATCCGGGAAAGGCTGCTTGCCTCCGCCCGCCGCCTGTTCGCCAGGCAAGGCTATGAAGGGACATCCGTCCGTCAGATCTGCGAAGGCGCAGGGGCGAACCCGGCTCTCGTATCTTATTATTTCGGGGGAAAGGAAGCGATGTTCGAGGAAGTGTTCCGGAGCCTGAAGATGTCTCCGGCGCTCGCTTCCCTGCTGTCGCAGCCCGATCAAGCGCCGGATGAAGGCCTCAGGACCTTCATCCGCGAGATGATCGCGCACAGGCTGGACAATCCGGATATTTCCCGCATCATCCAGATCGAGAAATGGACGGAAAGCGAGCGGAGCCATCTGATTAAGGAATGGAGCATGCCGATCTGGAGAAACCTTCGTTCCCTCATCGAAGAAGGCGGCCGGCAAGGCATGTTCCGGTACCGTTCCCTCGATACGGCGCTCATCTGCGTGCAGGCGCTGCTTCTGAACAACAGCTCATCCCCTTATTGGAAGGACCTGTTTTCGTACGAGACGGAAGAAAGGGAGGCGTTGGTGGAGGACATGACGAGGTTCATATTCAGAGGGCTCGACTACGATCCCAATCGTCCTTCCCCGTGA
- a CDS encoding ABC transporter permease gives MWRGIILFLKKPMTIVGIVTAVLFQVIFSSIWMTAYKGVNDRAGNLSVGIVNEDSGLGAKVVESLEAQSAFHLIRLESAEEGMERLNTRELQMLVTIPADFTQKATSLQDKAELKFTVNESNPALIKSIMTSAAGGIAGAVNGQAVQMGTAGLLEQLNAPAELSKTAAAGLGQRVVADIQAVNPVKGMNNQMVPMMLVLASYVGAMIMGMNFEQASMMLRREGMGKWRRLQSRFALNVAAAVLVSLIGTIMLFSLGGQHGHGFLAQWGFQALFVAVFMFVSQMFLVVLGMPGMLFNILLLSVQLVTSGAMVPRELLSGFYGRLGDFLPATYAVQGCMNLLFGGTGTGKASWLLVAIGAAAIAISVAGAAMRKETARQAEASPAAA, from the coding sequence ATGTGGAGAGGAATCATCCTGTTTCTAAAAAAGCCGATGACGATCGTCGGAATCGTGACGGCTGTTCTGTTTCAAGTCATCTTCTCAAGCATCTGGATGACGGCCTACAAAGGCGTCAATGACCGGGCGGGCAATCTCAGCGTCGGCATCGTCAACGAGGACAGCGGCCTCGGCGCCAAGGTGGTCGAGTCGCTGGAAGCTCAGTCGGCCTTCCATCTGATCCGGCTGGAATCGGCCGAAGAGGGCATGGAGCGGCTGAACACCCGCGAGCTGCAGATGCTGGTCACCATTCCGGCTGATTTCACCCAAAAAGCGACATCGCTTCAAGACAAGGCCGAGCTGAAATTCACGGTCAACGAATCGAATCCCGCTCTCATCAAAAGCATCATGACCTCGGCGGCAGGCGGAATTGCCGGAGCCGTCAATGGACAGGCCGTCCAGATGGGAACAGCCGGCCTGCTGGAGCAGCTGAATGCGCCTGCGGAGCTGTCGAAAACCGCAGCGGCCGGGCTGGGGCAGCGGGTTGTCGCCGACATCCAAGCGGTCAATCCCGTCAAAGGCATGAACAACCAGATGGTTCCGATGATGCTCGTGCTGGCTTCCTACGTCGGGGCGATGATCATGGGCATGAACTTCGAGCAGGCATCGATGATGCTTCGCAGGGAGGGAATGGGCAAGTGGCGGCGTCTGCAATCCCGATTCGCCCTCAATGTCGCAGCCGCCGTTCTCGTCTCCCTGATCGGTACGATCATGCTGTTCTCTCTCGGAGGCCAGCATGGTCACGGCTTCCTGGCGCAATGGGGCTTCCAGGCGCTGTTCGTCGCCGTCTTCATGTTCGTGTCCCAGATGTTCCTGGTCGTGCTCGGAATGCCCGGCATGCTGTTCAATATCCTGCTGTTGTCCGTTCAGCTCGTAACGTCAGGCGCCATGGTTCCGCGCGAGCTGTTGTCCGGCTTCTACGGCCGTCTCGGCGATTTCCTGCCGGCCACCTATGCGGTGCAGGGCTGCATGAACCTGCTGTTCGGCGGCACAGGAACCGGCAAGGCTTCGTGGCTGCTCGTCGCGATCGGCGCCGCCGCGATCGCCATCAGCGTAGCGGGAGCCGCTATGCGCAAGGAAACCGCGCGTCAAGCCGAAGCGTCGCCGGCGGCGGCTTAA
- a CDS encoding cytochrome ubiquinol oxidase subunit I: MDHVQLARSLFGSSMAFHIIFATLGVGLPMMIIAAEVLFQLRKDSDYATMARRWTKGFAILLGVAIPSGTIVGVMLALLWPGFMEIVGQVISLPFQIEIWAFFLEALFMSIYVYAADRLSPWMRIVSVIFVAVGATGSAVLITDAHAWMNTPRGFTIADGKITDVHPWAAVFNPSFFNTALHVSLSGYMTGAFAIASIAAWKLLSRNREPRETAYHRKGLMLALVIGGVMSLATALNGHSTAQMLHEYEPEKLAAAEGLFETQAYAPLAIGGIVDKESREIKGAIEIPGALSFLAGNRFDTVVKGLNEFPVENWPPLFVHTLFNLMVMLGSLLIVISFGALFYRWRKKQPLPGWMLRVLVLTGPMSLIGIETGWIFSCSARQPWTIYHIQRTAEAATSSQNLGTLFILFIGLYVMLMCITILVLWHYFKRNPVHAELALKHEGA, encoded by the coding sequence ATGGATCATGTACAGCTCGCCCGTTCTCTATTCGGCTCTTCCATGGCCTTCCACATCATCTTTGCGACGCTTGGCGTCGGCCTTCCGATGATGATCATCGCGGCGGAGGTGCTGTTTCAGCTCCGCAAGGATTCGGATTACGCCACCATGGCCCGCAGATGGACCAAAGGCTTCGCCATCCTGCTCGGCGTCGCGATCCCTTCGGGAACGATTGTCGGCGTCATGCTGGCCCTGCTCTGGCCCGGCTTCATGGAAATCGTTGGGCAAGTGATCTCGCTGCCCTTCCAGATCGAGATCTGGGCATTTTTCCTGGAAGCCTTGTTCATGTCCATTTACGTTTATGCCGCAGACAGGCTGAGTCCATGGATGAGAATCGTCAGCGTTATTTTCGTGGCTGTCGGAGCTACAGGCTCCGCCGTCCTCATCACCGATGCGCATGCCTGGATGAATACGCCTCGAGGATTCACGATTGCAGACGGCAAAATTACGGATGTGCATCCGTGGGCAGCGGTTTTCAACCCCAGCTTTTTCAACACGGCGCTCCATGTGTCCCTATCCGGCTACATGACAGGCGCATTCGCGATCGCTTCGATCGCAGCCTGGAAGCTGCTCTCCCGGAACCGGGAGCCGCGCGAGACGGCTTATCACCGCAAGGGTCTCATGCTTGCGCTCGTCATCGGCGGCGTAATGTCGCTTGCCACCGCATTGAACGGCCATAGTACGGCTCAGATGCTTCATGAATACGAGCCCGAGAAGCTGGCCGCGGCGGAGGGGCTGTTCGAAACGCAGGCATATGCGCCACTCGCGATCGGGGGAATCGTCGACAAGGAGAGCCGAGAGATCAAAGGCGCCATCGAGATTCCCGGAGCGCTCAGCTTTTTGGCCGGCAACCGCTTCGATACGGTCGTCAAAGGCTTGAATGAGTTCCCGGTGGAAAATTGGCCTCCGCTTTTCGTGCACACCCTGTTCAATCTGATGGTCATGCTCGGATCGTTGCTGATCGTGATCTCCTTCGGCGCGCTGTTCTACCGTTGGAGAAAAAAACAGCCCCTCCCCGGCTGGATGCTGAGGGTGCTCGTCCTGACCGGGCCGATGTCGCTGATCGGCATCGAGACCGGCTGGATCTTCAGCTGCAGCGCCCGGCAGCCCTGGACGATCTACCATATCCAGCGCACGGCCGAAGCCGCGACCTCCTCCCAGAATCTCGGCACGCTGTTCATCCTCTTCATCGGACTGTATGTGATGCTGATGTGCATCACCATTCTGGTGCTGTGGCATTATTTCAAGCGCAATCCGGTCCATGCCGAGCTGGCGCTCAAGCATGAGGGGGCATAA
- a CDS encoding cytochrome d ubiquinol oxidase subunit II, with product MSDSSLGILLIWIFVFAYSILGSIDFGAGFWSMVFAGRQGSTAADIANRYLSPTWKVTNVFLVLLVVAFVGFFPFAMPMLSSLLVVPVCLVLLLLALRSTFMVYSQMSANYVAQLRIVSGVTGLLIPGLLITVLPVTLGGFVELRAGHLQVLTEKLLTSRTLYAHLGFGIASELFLSSVFLADYARESEDRQAYGIYRSIAMTIGPLTLLTGMLAAVAMNPEAQWIVERMKAQWIWFALSALFFVAGYSALWWRGRSGWTGVPRAAVVLVIIQYAMASFGYGSAHLPYLIYPHMTVEQGFTNHAMFVSLLAGYSVSTLVLVPVFIWFWLLFLKDKRYLKP from the coding sequence ATGAGCGATTCCAGCCTGGGCATCCTGCTGATCTGGATATTCGTATTCGCGTATTCCATCCTCGGCTCGATCGATTTCGGCGCCGGCTTCTGGTCGATGGTGTTTGCCGGCCGGCAAGGCAGCACGGCGGCGGATATCGCCAACCGCTATCTGTCCCCGACCTGGAAGGTGACCAACGTCTTCCTCGTCCTGCTCGTCGTCGCATTCGTCGGGTTTTTCCCGTTCGCGATGCCGATGCTGAGCTCCCTGCTCGTCGTGCCCGTCTGCCTCGTGCTGCTGCTGCTTGCGCTGCGCAGCACCTTCATGGTCTACTCCCAAATGTCGGCCAACTATGTGGCCCAGCTCCGGATCGTCTCGGGGGTGACGGGCCTGCTCATTCCCGGCCTGCTCATCACGGTGCTGCCGGTCACACTCGGCGGTTTCGTGGAGCTGCGGGCCGGCCACCTGCAGGTTCTGACCGAGAAGCTGCTGACCAGCCGGACCTTGTATGCCCATCTCGGCTTCGGAATCGCGAGCGAGCTGTTCCTATCCTCCGTGTTTCTGGCCGACTATGCCCGGGAATCGGAGGACCGCCAAGCGTACGGCATCTACCGCAGCATCGCGATGACGATCGGGCCGTTGACCCTTCTGACCGGCATGCTGGCCGCTGTCGCCATGAATCCGGAGGCCCAGTGGATCGTGGAGAGAATGAAGGCGCAATGGATCTGGTTCGCGTTGTCCGCGCTGTTCTTCGTCGCCGGCTACAGCGCATTATGGTGGAGAGGAAGAAGCGGCTGGACCGGGGTTCCGCGTGCGGCCGTCGTGCTGGTCATCATCCAATACGCCATGGCCAGCTTCGGCTACGGCAGCGCCCATCTCCCTTACTTGATCTACCCGCATATGACGGTGGAGCAAGGCTTCACGAACCACGCCATGTTCGTATCGCTGCTGGCAGGCTATAGCGTTAGCACGCTGGTTCTCGTACCGGTGTTCATCTGGTTCTGGCTGCTGTTCCTCAAGGACAAGCGGTACTTGAAGCCCTGA
- a CDS encoding Ger(x)C family spore germination protein — protein MNSLRMKLVVLVLGMTVLLEGCWDTKDINKEYLPVVMGIGKGSKEKYKIVLEIPNASGKVQFLEKEAISISKAIDLIRTDAEKSINLVHLRLMLFDLSIAHEGIRDIIDYAVRANDISIKGMMAIVDGDFDKTLYHVISPTPEISTYDFFNKEAGWTPNQSLVRIWEAYRSQNSYSEDMAVPMLQNGDRTLYVFKGTAVMREDRMVGKLNREETFLYNLFKGNYTGGTIEVAKNTSVLIKKSTLKHHRRWSEKGPSLWTDMTLDVVIAESPSGKSNTEIENEVREQLNRNFERTVEKIKGYRSDVLGIGVIFRPQLSQEQIKKWKSEWFPRLEQKIDVHVNIINDIFIKDEARPETLIRS, from the coding sequence ATGAACAGCCTGAGGATGAAGCTGGTCGTTCTCGTTCTTGGCATGACGGTCCTGCTGGAAGGGTGCTGGGATACGAAAGACATCAATAAGGAGTATCTTCCTGTCGTTATGGGAATCGGAAAGGGAAGCAAAGAGAAATACAAGATTGTTCTGGAAATCCCGAATGCGTCGGGCAAAGTTCAGTTTTTGGAGAAAGAAGCCATTTCCATCAGCAAAGCGATCGACCTGATCCGGACGGATGCCGAAAAAAGCATCAATCTGGTGCATTTGAGGCTGATGCTCTTCGACCTCTCCATTGCGCATGAAGGGATCCGCGATATCATCGACTATGCGGTACGAGCAAACGATATCTCCATTAAAGGCATGATGGCCATCGTGGATGGAGATTTCGACAAAACGCTTTATCATGTTATTTCGCCGACACCTGAAATTTCAACCTATGACTTCTTTAACAAAGAAGCAGGGTGGACGCCCAACCAATCGCTTGTCAGGATATGGGAGGCTTATCGCAGCCAGAATTCCTACTCGGAAGATATGGCCGTGCCGATGCTCCAGAATGGCGACCGCACCCTGTATGTTTTTAAAGGAACGGCCGTCATGCGCGAGGACCGCATGGTCGGGAAGCTGAATCGGGAAGAGACCTTTTTGTACAATTTATTCAAAGGCAACTATACGGGCGGGACGATTGAGGTTGCGAAAAATACAAGCGTCCTCATCAAAAAATCGACCCTGAAACATCATCGCCGGTGGTCTGAAAAAGGGCCGTCTTTATGGACGGATATGACCCTGGACGTCGTCATTGCCGAAAGCCCCAGCGGAAAAAGCAATACGGAAATCGAAAATGAGGTCCGGGAGCAATTGAATCGGAATTTTGAAAGGACGGTGGAAAAAATAAAAGGCTATCGGTCGGATGTTCTGGGCATCGGGGTCATTTTCCGTCCGCAGCTGTCTCAAGAGCAGATCAAGAAGTGGAAATCAGAATGGTTTCCTAGGCTGGAGCAGAAAATCGATGTGCATGTGAACATCATCAATGACATCTTTATCAAAGATGAAGCCCGCCCTGAGACATTGATTCGAAGTTGA
- a CDS encoding GerAB/ArcD/ProY family transporter: MNKFQSIILFFLLHMASIFAIFPERMMAAAPKAQWMPVAILFLAELLAVWLYLRAMSKFPGKSIPELCRDAVGKWGAGLMLFPLLVFLFLEIILLTYYLSIEIRTVLLPKTPISATSAVFVAICMYGAWKGLSVMIRASMGWLVLFVPFILFSMLISIGNFNFDYIFPIWDAKFSFIGNPDFYVGTIMFAGFLFLGMTPSHLRIGFGTASALIGFIFLFALTSVYIPLLIFGRETAVHFQYPMLMASDTVDLEWVVFDWLPSFYVVSSSGLGLIKVSVLLWMLLTILKQLYLPRIKSHWLLILFGIVLYLACQWIPNAKTLDKYLYINSYLCLYSTVGFPILVYLSTLRRRREAHA, translated from the coding sequence ATGAATAAGTTCCAGTCGATCATCCTTTTTTTTCTTCTGCATATGGCTTCTATATTCGCCATTTTCCCCGAACGAATGATGGCTGCCGCCCCCAAAGCGCAATGGATGCCGGTTGCAATCCTTTTTTTGGCTGAGCTGCTGGCCGTTTGGCTTTATTTAAGAGCCATGTCGAAATTTCCGGGCAAATCGATTCCGGAGCTTTGCCGTGATGCCGTTGGAAAATGGGGAGCCGGACTCATGCTGTTCCCCTTGCTGGTTTTTTTGTTTCTTGAAATCATCCTTCTAACGTATTACCTATCGATAGAGATAAGAACGGTGCTGCTCCCGAAAACGCCGATCTCCGCTACGTCGGCTGTTTTTGTCGCCATCTGCATGTACGGGGCCTGGAAGGGGCTTTCCGTGATGATTCGGGCAAGTATGGGATGGTTAGTTTTGTTCGTGCCATTCATCCTTTTTTCCATGCTGATCAGCATAGGCAATTTCAATTTCGATTATATCTTTCCGATTTGGGATGCGAAATTCTCCTTTATCGGGAATCCGGATTTTTATGTGGGGACAATCATGTTCGCAGGCTTTTTGTTTTTGGGGATGACTCCGTCCCATTTGAGAATCGGTTTTGGCACAGCCTCTGCGTTGATCGGGTTTATCTTCCTGTTCGCTCTAACCTCTGTCTATATCCCCTTGCTCATTTTCGGCCGTGAAACAGCGGTCCATTTCCAATATCCCATGCTGATGGCTTCCGACACCGTCGATTTGGAGTGGGTCGTCTTTGACTGGCTGCCGAGTTTTTATGTCGTGTCTTCCAGCGGGCTGGGCTTGATAAAGGTGTCTGTTTTGCTTTGGATGCTCCTGACCATCCTGAAACAGCTTTACTTGCCTAGAATAAAGAGCCATTGGCTGCTGATCCTTTTCGGTATCGTTCTGTACCTTGCCTGCCAGTGGATACCCAATGCAAAAACTCTCGACAAATATTTGTATATCAACTCGTACCTATGCCTGTACTCAACCGTCGGTTTTCCCATCCTGGTCTATCTGTCGACATTGCGGCGCAGAAGGGAGGCTCATGCATGA
- a CDS encoding spore germination protein, with amino-acid sequence MQYVDPEIVHRLESGLQERFHQRSDFLCKQIVVAGEKFKAYYLRTLVNLPMTLSILNQIGIDRNHDLKWDALHSMEADAAVSLDALYDLVLQGKLILLGGEGFVAIIEPEHAELSRPVMIPNSENPLQSAFDAFTEDLDINIGLIRKKMISDQLVIETRFVGNQSIKKLAMVYLKGTARPEVIEAVEKKLDENARQELTTVRDLTRILGHPKFTLFPTYISSELPEETVQNLLHGKVVILMDQFSFAFAFPAIVSDLWSTTLDVHYPLLFQLFLRAIRGASLLLSLTLPGLYVVLNSVNPELLRIQLAITVAKSREGVPYPSLIEALMVLLLLEMIIEATIRLPKNIGPTITMIGGILLGQAIVQAKLVSNLLIIILVASAISNFALTSYMNAVGVRLYKYVVLIVSAFFGIWGLEAAVIWLTLYLASLTTCSVPYLSFSLKGKIADE; translated from the coding sequence TTGCAGTATGTTGATCCGGAGATTGTGCATCGCTTGGAGAGCGGGCTGCAGGAGCGATTTCATCAAAGATCGGACTTTCTATGCAAGCAAATCGTCGTTGCAGGAGAGAAATTCAAGGCCTATTATCTGCGTACTCTAGTTAACCTCCCGATGACGCTGTCGATTCTCAATCAAATCGGCATCGACAGAAACCATGACTTGAAATGGGATGCGCTCCATTCGATGGAAGCCGATGCTGCCGTATCGCTGGATGCCTTGTACGATCTTGTGCTGCAAGGAAAGCTCATCCTTCTTGGCGGAGAGGGATTTGTCGCCATCATTGAACCTGAACATGCGGAGCTTTCCAGGCCGGTCATGATTCCCAACAGCGAAAATCCCCTGCAGTCGGCATTTGATGCCTTTACAGAGGATCTGGATATAAATATCGGACTGATTCGAAAAAAAATGATTTCGGACCAGTTGGTGATCGAAACCCGATTCGTCGGCAACCAATCGATAAAAAAGCTCGCCATGGTTTACCTGAAGGGAACAGCGCGTCCGGAAGTGATTGAAGCGGTTGAAAAAAAGCTGGATGAAAATGCCCGGCAGGAGCTTACCACGGTACGGGACTTGACCCGAATTTTGGGGCATCCTAAATTCACTCTTTTTCCAACCTATATTTCGTCCGAATTGCCCGAAGAGACGGTGCAAAATCTGCTTCATGGAAAAGTGGTCATATTGATGGACCAGTTTTCCTTTGCTTTCGCTTTTCCCGCGATCGTCTCCGATTTGTGGTCGACTACCCTGGATGTCCATTACCCGCTTCTGTTTCAACTGTTTCTCCGTGCCATTCGCGGAGCATCCTTGCTGTTGTCTCTCACGCTTCCAGGCCTGTATGTCGTTCTCAACTCCGTCAATCCCGAGCTCCTCCGCATCCAGCTGGCCATCACGGTGGCCAAGAGCAGGGAAGGCGTGCCGTATCCATCGCTGATTGAAGCGCTGATGGTTTTATTGCTGCTGGAAATGATCATAGAGGCCACGATTCGGCTGCCCAAAAACATTGGTCCGACGATTACGATGATCGGCGGCATCCTGCTGGGACAGGCAATCGTACAGGCCAAGCTGGTCAGCAACCTGCTCATTATTATATTGGTTGCCTCTGCGATATCCAATTTTGCATTGACGAGCTACATGAATGCGGTCGGGGTGAGGCTGTACAAGTATGTCGTTCTGATTGTCAGCGCCTTTTTCGGCATTTGGGGTCTGGAGGCCGCAGTGATTTGGCTGACGCTATACTTGGCATCGTTGACGACCTGTTCCGTACCTTACTTGAGCTTCAGTCTGAAGGGAAAGATTGCTGATGAATAA
- a CDS encoding MarR family transcriptional regulator, whose protein sequence is MKEILREIGMIARALDSISNIEFKKNDLTKGQYLYLVRICENPGIIQEKLAGMIMVDRTTAARAIKKLEDNGFIQKTDDPSNKKIKRLFPTDKGIRLYPVIIREHDYSNQTALKGLSGHESEVLFGLLQAVRKNIEADWDLVKKGGTRPY, encoded by the coding sequence ATCAAGGAAATTCTGCGTGAGATCGGAATGATAGCCAGGGCTTTGGACTCGATCAGCAATATCGAATTCAAAAAAAATGACCTGACCAAAGGCCAATACCTCTACCTGGTGAGGATTTGCGAAAATCCCGGCATCATCCAAGAAAAGCTGGCTGGAATGATCATGGTGGACCGCACCACTGCCGCACGGGCAATAAAAAAGCTCGAAGACAATGGGTTCATCCAAAAAACCGATGATCCCTCCAATAAGAAAATCAAAAGACTGTTTCCTACCGACAAAGGAATCCGACTTTACCCCGTGATCATTCGCGAGCATGACTACTCCAACCAAACGGCGCTCAAAGGGCTTTCCGGGCATGAATCCGAAGTCCTTTTCGGCCTTCTGCAGGCAGTCAGAAAAAACATTGAAGCCGATTGGGATCTCGTAAAAAAAGGCGGAACAAGACCCTATTAA
- a CDS encoding GNAT family N-acetyltransferase, with protein MIDTKKCGSGDVLRLQEIGIETFTETFADNNTAENMNTYLEKAFDRHQLLQELSNEHSEFHFIYVHNDVAGYLKVNMDEAQSEMMGSDSLEIERIYIKRTFQKQGLGMHLFNKSIEIAKKADKKKIWLGVWEKNEQALRFYAKMGFIQTGSHSFFMGDEEQTDLIMTKRLDGLEADL; from the coding sequence ATGATCGACACAAAAAAATGTGGAAGCGGGGATGTGCTCCGGCTTCAAGAAATCGGCATCGAAACCTTTACAGAAACTTTTGCAGACAACAATACGGCTGAAAATATGAACACGTATTTGGAGAAGGCATTCGATCGGCATCAACTGCTGCAAGAATTATCTAACGAACATTCCGAATTCCACTTCATTTATGTCCATAACGATGTTGCCGGTTATCTAAAGGTCAACATGGACGAGGCTCAATCCGAAATGATGGGCAGCGACTCCCTTGAAATTGAGAGAATCTATATTAAAAGAACCTTTCAGAAGCAAGGTCTAGGCATGCATCTCTTCAACAAATCCATCGAGATCGCCAAAAAAGCGGATAAGAAAAAAATATGGCTTGGCGTGTGGGAGAAAAATGAACAAGCCTTGAGATTCTATGCCAAAATGGGTTTCATCCAAACCGGAAGCCATTCCTTTTTTATGGGCGATGAAGAGCAGACGGACTTGATCATGACAAAGCGGCTTGACGGCTTGGAAGCCGATCTTTAA
- a CDS encoding DUF3231 family protein — protein MSILGGNPKDEPLHYGEIFAIWTYSVGAKGMVSAYQAFLSHAGDKDLKKLLENLIEQAKKEAKEVDALLTANGIAPAPALPERPPVNLEDIPVGARFSDPEIAAALSMDIAAGLVSCSQGMGMSIREDVGALFLKYHTVKAADGVKILEMNKEKGWLIPPPLQVKRPE, from the coding sequence ATGTCTATTTTAGGCGGTAACCCGAAAGATGAGCCTCTGCACTACGGCGAGATATTCGCCATATGGACCTACTCTGTAGGCGCGAAAGGAATGGTCTCGGCATATCAAGCCTTCCTTTCGCATGCTGGAGACAAAGATCTGAAGAAACTACTTGAAAACCTTATTGAACAGGCAAAGAAGGAAGCCAAAGAAGTGGATGCTTTGTTGACAGCAAACGGCATCGCGCCGGCACCTGCACTTCCTGAGCGCCCTCCAGTCAACCTCGAGGATATCCCAGTGGGGGCCAGATTCAGCGATCCAGAGATTGCAGCAGCCTTGTCGATGGATATTGCCGCAGGCTTAGTCAGCTGCAGCCAGGGAATGGGGATGTCCATCCGTGAGGACGTCGGTGCATTGTTTTTGAAATACCACACGGTCAAAGCAGCCGATGGCGTGAAAATCCTGGAAATGAATAAAGAAAAAGGCTGGTTGATTCCACCGCCTCTACAAGTCAAACGGCCCGAATAG